One part of the Dunckerocampus dactyliophorus isolate RoL2022-P2 chromosome 11, RoL_Ddac_1.1, whole genome shotgun sequence genome encodes these proteins:
- the LOC129189927 gene encoding complexin-2 isoform X1, whose translation MSWMSKVPPAGHLPTAGATKDMGKMLGGEEEKDPDAAKKEEERQEALRQQEEERKAKHARMEAEREKVRQTIRDKYGLKKKEEKEAEEKAAMEQACEGSLTRPKKAIPRGCGDDDEEDEESILDTVLKFLPGPLQDMFKK comes from the exons ATGTcatggatgtccaaagtgccacCTGCGGGACATTTACCCACCGcag GGGCCACCAAAGACATGGGCAAGATGCTGGGTGGCGAGGAGGAGAAGGACCCGGATGCAgccaagaaggaggaggagcgtCAGGAGGCGCTcaggcagcaggaggaggaaagaAAGGCCAAACACGCCCGCATGGAGGCTGAGAGGGAAAAGGTCCGACAGACCATCCGCGACAAG TACGGcctgaagaagaaggaggagaaggaggcggAGGAGAAGGCGGCCATGGAGCAGGCGTGCGAAGGCTCGCTGACTCGGCCCAAGAAGGCCATCCCGCGAGGCTGCGGGGACGATGACGAGGAAGACGAGGAGAGCATCCTGGACACGGTGCTCAAGTTCCTGCCCGGCCCCCTGCAGGACATGTTCAAGAAGTAG
- the LOC129189927 gene encoding complexin-2 isoform X2 translates to MDFVMKQALGGATKDMGKMLGGEEEKDPDAAKKEEERQEALRQQEEERKAKHARMEAEREKVRQTIRDKYGLKKKEEKEAEEKAAMEQACEGSLTRPKKAIPRGCGDDDEEDEESILDTVLKFLPGPLQDMFKK, encoded by the exons ATGGACTTTGTCATGAAGCAAGCTTTGGGCG GGGCCACCAAAGACATGGGCAAGATGCTGGGTGGCGAGGAGGAGAAGGACCCGGATGCAgccaagaaggaggaggagcgtCAGGAGGCGCTcaggcagcaggaggaggaaagaAAGGCCAAACACGCCCGCATGGAGGCTGAGAGGGAAAAGGTCCGACAGACCATCCGCGACAAG TACGGcctgaagaagaaggaggagaaggaggcggAGGAGAAGGCGGCCATGGAGCAGGCGTGCGAAGGCTCGCTGACTCGGCCCAAGAAGGCCATCCCGCGAGGCTGCGGGGACGATGACGAGGAAGACGAGGAGAGCATCCTGGACACGGTGCTCAAGTTCCTGCCCGGCCCCCTGCAGGACATGTTCAAGAAGTAG
- the slc25a48 gene encoding solute carrier family 25 member 48: MTSKNFHLDDFVAGWIGGASSVVVGHPLDTVKTRLQAGKGYQSMTHCMLTIYRKETAAGFFKGMSFPVATIAAYNSVVFGFFSNAQRFISEYRYGDGHRPCSTLDLTVASMLTGLVSVGLGAPVDLVKIRLQMQTQMARPAEHFQLAGSVSSGSSMTVRAMHSSSQTLYRGPVHCIGSILQAEGLRGLYRGGGAMVLRDVPGYVLYFVPYTVFCDLLRPDATSSPHPCAIWLAGGLAGSISWVTATPADVVKSRMQADARLHRKYKGVAHCVVRSYKTEGAQVFFRGASVNAIRGFPMSATMFLAYELSLQFFRSF, encoded by the exons ATGACTTCTAAGAACTTCCACTTGGACGATTTCGTTGCTGGATGGATCGGTG gGGCATCCAGTGTGGTGGTGGGACACCCTCTGGACACCGTCAAG ACACGACTTCAGGCGGGCAAAGGCTACCAGAGCATGACGCACTGCATGCTCACCATCTACAGGAAGGAAACG gcgGCAGGCTTCTTCAAAGGCATGTCCTTCCCTGTGGCCACCATCGCGGCCTACAACTCTGTGGTCTTTGGCTTCTTCAGTAACGCGCAAAGGTTCATCAGCGAGTATCGCTACGGCGACGGCCACCGTCCTTGCAGCACGCTGGACCTGACCGTGGCCAGCATGCTGACCGGACTGGTGTCGGTGGGCCTGGGCGCCCCCGTGGATCTGGTGAAGATCCGACTGCAGATGCAGACGCAGATGGCGCGCCCGGCAG AGCATTTCCAACTCGCCGGCAGCGTTTCCAGCGGCAGCAGCATGACCGTGCGCGCCATGCACTCCTCCAGCCAGACGCTCTACCGGGGCCCCGTCCACTGCATCGGCAGCATCCTGCAGGCCGAAGGCCTCCGGGGGCTGTACCGTGGAGGCGGTGCCATGGTGCTCAGGGACGTCCCCGGTTACGTCCTCTACTTCGTCCCCTACACCGTCTTCTGTGACCTTCTGAGACCCGACGCCACCTCCAGCCCCCATCCCTGCGCCATCTGGCTGGCGGGCGGTCTGGCAG GGTCAATTTCCTGGGTGACGGCCACGCCCGCTGACGTGGTGAAGAGTCGCATGCAGGCGGACGCTCGGCTGCACAGGAAGTACAAAGGCGTGGCGCACTGCGTGGTGCGCAGCTACAAGACAGAGGGAGCACAG gtGTTCTTCCGGGGCGCTTCAGTCAACGCCATCCGAGGCTTCCCAATGAGCGCCACGATGTTCCTGGCTTACGAGCTCTCCTTGCAGTTCTTCAGGAGCTTTTAG